AGGACGGCCTGCCCGACGCCGCACGCACGCTGGTGGCGGTGCCGACGATGCTGGGCAGCCCCCAGGACGCGGACGACGTGGCGGAGGGCCTCGAAGTGCGCTTCCTGGCCAATCGCGACGATGCCCTGCATTTCGCGTTGCTGACCGACTTCCCCGACGCCGACCAGGCGGTGATGCCCGGTGACGAGGCCATCCTCGCGCAGGCCGCCGCCCGGATCCATGCGCTCAACGCGACGTACCCCTCCAGTGCCGCCGACCGCTTCTATCTCCTGCACCGTCCGCGCGAGTGGAGCCCCACGCAGGGGCGCTGGATCGGCTTCGATCGCAAGCGCGGCAAACTGGCCGCCCTGAACGCGCTGCTGCGCGGCGAGGGCGCCGATCGTTTCCTGTTGATCGTGGGCCGGATCGCCCAGTTGCCCGCCGTGCGTTATGTCATCACCCTGGATACCGACACGCACCTGCCGCGCGACACCGCGCACCGGCTGGTCGCGGCGATGGACCATCCGCTCAACCGCCCCGTGTTCGCCGACGAAAGCAATCGGGTGATCGCCGGCTACAGCCTCATGCAGCCGCGCGTGGGTATCGCGCTCCCGGCGCAGGCGCGTTCGGCGTATGCCCGCCTCTACGGGGCCGACGCCGGTGTCGATCCGTATACGCGCGCCGTGTCGGACGTGTACCAGGACCTGTTCCACGAGGGCTCGTTCACCGGCAAGGGCATCTACGACGTAGATGCGTTCGAGCGCGCCATGGCCGGGCGGCTGAAGGACGAGCGCGTGCTCAGCCACGACCTCATCGAAGGCTGCTTCGTCCGCTCGGCGCTGCTGAGCGACGTGCTGGTGTTCGAGGAAATCCCCGAACGCTATGCCGACGACAGCGTGCGCCGCCATCGCTGGATGCGCGGCGACTGGCAACTGTTGCCATGGTTGTTGCCCACGGTGCCCAGCCCGCACGGGTGGGTGGCCAACGACCTGAGCGCGCTGTCGCGCTGGAAGCTGTTCGACAACCTGCGACGCAGCCTGGTCGCTCCGGCCGCGCTGGCCTTGCTGGTGGCCGGGTGGTTGTGGATCGCCCCGGCGCTGACCTGGACGGTGGCGATCCTCGCCATGATGGTGGTGCCGGTGCTGTTGCAGGTGCTGATGGACGCCGCGCGCAAGCCCCACGACATCGCGTGGCGTCAGCATGCAGGGGTGCAGTCGCGCGCGGCGGCGGAGCACGCATTGCGCCTGGGCTTGTCCATCGCCTGGCTGCCGCATGACGCGCGCCTGAGTGTGGATGCCATCGCCCGGTCGCTTTGGCGTGTGTGCGTCAGCCGCAAACACCTGCTCGAGTGGCGCTCGTCCGCCGACGTGGAGCGTCAGGGTCGCGGCTCGCGGCAGATTCCCTGGGGTGCGCTGTGGGCCGGCCCGGCTACGGCGATCGTCGTGGCTGCGCTGCTGGCCGTGGCCAGGCCGCTGGTGTTGCCCGTCGCCTTGCCCTGGCTGCTGGCCTGGCTGGCATCGCCACCCCTTGCTTGGTGGATCAGCCGGGCGCAGGTGAGCAAGCCGTTCGCGCCCAGCGAGGCCGATCATGCCTTCCTGCGGCTGCTGGCGCGGCGCACGTGGGCCTTCTTCGAAACACACATGGGCCCGGACGATCACTGGCTGCCACCGGACAACGTGCAGATGGCGCCGTCGCCGCAGCTGGCCCGACGCACGTCGCCGACCAACATGGGCCTGGGCCTGCTGGCCGGCCTGGCCGCCTACGACTTCGGCTACCTGGGTGCGGGCGCCCTGGTGCAGCGGCTGGCGAACACGCTGGCCACCATGCAGGGGCTCGAGCGGCATCGCGGCCATTTCTACAACTGGTACGACACCGCCACGCTGGCGCCGATGCGTCCGCTGTATGTCTCCAGCGTGGACAGCGGCAACCTGGCCGGCCATCTGCTGACCCTGCAACGTGGCCTGCTCGATGTCGCCCAGGCCCCGGTGTTCCGCAACGCGTCGATCACGGGATTGCGCGACACGGTGGCGTTGCTGGCGCAGACCACGGACGAAAACCGCCGTGCGCCACTGACCGCGTGGGCCGGCGATCTGGCGGCAGCCATGCTGGCCCCGCCGGCATGCATGCGCGACGTGCTCGCGTTCGTCACCGTGCAGCAGGAGCGGCTGCGCGAGGTAACCCCCCAGGCATCCGACCACGTATCTTCCGGTGACGACGAAGGCGCCTTCTGGCTCTCGCGGTTGACCCTGCTGTGCGACGAGCTGCACGAAGAGGCGAGCCTCTGGTACGACGCGGCCACGGACGGCCAGGCCATTCCCACGCTGATGGAACGGGCGGCGAATACGACCGATGCCGCGCAGGCGGAACGTGCCACGGCACGCCTGCGGGCGATGGAGGCCGCCGCCTCGCTGGCGGGCGACCTGGCGATCATGGATCACGCGTTCCTCTACGACGCCCATCGCCGCCTGTTGTCGATCGGTTTCGATGTCGAACGGCGCACGCTGGATGCGTCGTTCTACGACCTGCTGGCTTCCGAGGCGCGCCTGACCACGTTCGTGGCCATCGCCCAGGGCCAGTTGCCGCAAGAGAGCTGGTTCTCGCTCGGCAGGCTGTTGACCAGCACGGGCGGCTCGCCGGTGCTGCTGTCGTGGACGGGGTCGATGTTCGAATACCTCATGCCGATGCTGGTCATGCCGACCTACGAAGGCAGCCTGCTGGAGCAGACCTGCCGCGCCGCGGTGGCACGGCAGATCGAATACGGCCGGCAACGCAACCTGCCATGGGGCGTGTCCGAATCCGGCTACCACGCGGTCGATGCGCAGATGACCTACCAGTACCGCGCCTTCGGCGTGCCGGGCCTGGGGCTGAAACGTGGGCTGGGCGAGGATCTGGTGGTGGCGCCGTATGCGTCGGTGCTGGCCCTGATGGTGGCGCCCGCCGCGGCCACCGACAACCTGCGACGCCTCGCGCGTGCCGGACTGGCCGGCCGTTTCGGCCTGTATGAGGCGGTCGATTACACGCCTTCGCGCCTTCCGCCGGGCCAGGAGTCCGCGGTGGTGCGCCAGTACATGGCGCACCACCAGGGCATGTCGCTGCTGGCGATCGGTCATGTGCTGCTGGACCGGCCGATGCAGAAGCGCTTCGAGTCGGACCCGCGCATGATGGCCACCAGCCTGCTGTTGCAGGAGCGCGTGCCGCGCATGGCTTCCGAATACCTGCACACGGCGGGCCTGGGCGAAGTGGCCACGGCGCCGGCCTTGCCGGAAGCCCGCCTGCGCCTGTTCACCGATCCCGACCGGCCGCGCCCGGCCGTGCAGCTGCTGTCCAACGGCCGTTACCACGTCATGGTCAGCAGCGCCGGCGGCGGCTACAGCCGCCGCGACGGCATGGCCGTGACGCGCTGGCGCGAGGACATCACGCGCGACAGCGACGGCATGTTCTGCTACATCCGCGATCCGGAATCGGGCGATGTCTGGTCCACGGCGTACCAGCCGGTGGCACGCAACACCGATCGCTTCGAGGCGATCTTCGCCGAGTCGCGCGCCGAGTTCCGCGTGCGCCAGCGCGGCTTTGAAACGCACACCGAGATCGTGGTGTCGCCCGAGGACGATATCGAACTCCGGCGCACGCGCATCACCAACCGCGGCAACGTGCGGCGCACGGTCGAGCTGACCAGCTACGCGGAAGTGGTGCTGGCCGACCCGCGCGGCGATGCCGCGCATCCGGCCTTCAGCAAGCTGTTCGTCACCACCGAGATCGTGCCGGACATGCAGGCCCTGCTATGCACCCGCCGACCGCGCTCGGCCGACGAGACACCGCCGTCGATGTGCCACATGGTCGCGGTGCACGATGCGGACGTGGATGCGATCTCCTACGAGACCGACCGCGCGCGCTTCATCGGGCGCGGTCGCAGCACGGCCAGCCCCGTGGTGATGGATGCCGGTCACGACGCGCTGTCCGGTGGCCACGGCGCGGTGCTGGACCCGATCGTCGCCATCCGCGTGCGGATCACGCTCGATCCGGAACAGACCGCCACGCTCGACTTCGTGACCGGCGTGGCCGACACGCGACCGGGGTGCCTGCGCTTGATCGAGAAGTACCGCGATCGCTACCTGGCCGACCGCACGTTCGACCTGGCCTGGACCCGCAGCCAGGTGCTGCTGCGCCAGGCCAACGCCACCCTGGTGGATGCCCAGCTCTACGAGCACATGGCCACCTCCATCCTGTATCCGAACCTCGCCCTGCGCGCCGAGCCGGAGCTGATCGCGGCCAACCGGCGCGGCCAGTCGGGCCTGTGGGGGCAGGCGGTCTCGGGCGACCTGCCCATCGTGCTGCTGCGCATCGGCGACATCGCACGGCTGGACATCGCGCGCGAACTGGTCCGTGCCGCGGCGTACTGGCGACAGCGCGGGCTGACCGTGGACCTGGTGATCTGGAACGAGGACAGCACGGGTTACCGGCAGACGTTGCACGACGCGCTCACCGGCCTGCTGGCCACCGGCGCGGAAACCAACCTGCTGGATCGCCCCGGCGGCGTATTCATCCGCGCCGCGCAGTCGTTGTCCCACGAGGATCGCCTGGTGATGGAGGCCAGTGCCTGCATCGTGGTGGTGGATACCCTGGGTTCGCTGCACGAGCAGATGGAGCGGCACCGGATCGGTGTGCGTGCCGCGGCCGCCGAGCCGGCCTGGCCCGCTCGCAGGCGTCCCGCCCCGGCGCCGGCGGTACCCGTGGCGGCGGCCTTTTCCGCCGACGGCACCGAATACGTCATCACCTTGGCGCCCGGCGCCACCACGCCCGCGCCCTGGTGCAACGTGCTGGCCAATCCGTCGTTCGGCAGCGTGGTCTCGGAAAGCGGCAGTGCCTACACCTGGGCGGAGAACGCCCATGGCTGCCGCCTGACCCCGTGGCAGAACGATCCGGTGGAGGATGCCTGCGGCGAGGCGATCTACCTGCGCGACGAAGCCACCGGGCACACCTGGTGTCCGACCCCGTTGCCGATGCGCGGCGAAGGCACGTACGTCACGCGCCACGGGTTCGGCTACAGCGTGTTCGAGCACACGGAAGGCACGTTGTCGTCGCGCCTGGAGGTGTTCGTGGCGCTGGATGCGTCGGTGAAGTTCCAGGTGCTGCGCCTGACCAACGATGGCGCCGAGCCACGGCGGCTGTCGATCACCGCCTATGTGGAATGGCTGCTGGGCGACGTGCGCGAGAAGAGCGCCATGCACGTGGTCACCGAGATCGATCCGTCGACGGGCGCGCTGTTCGCGCGTAATGCGTACAACAGCGAGTTCCCCGATCGCGTCGCGTTCCTTGACGTGGAAGACGCCGAGCGCGACGTCGGCGGCGACCGTACCGGCTTTCTCGGCCGCAACGGGCACGCCGGCGCGCCCCTGGGCATGCGGCGTGCCGGCTGGCACAACCGCGTCGGTGCGGGGCTGGACCCATGTGGCGTGCTGCGTTCGACCATCGCCCTGGCACCGGGTGAATCGCGCGACGTGGTGATCCGCCTTGGCATGGGCGTGGACGAGGTGGGCGCGCGCGGCCTGGTGCTGCGTTTTCGCGACGACGGTTCGGCGGCGCGTGCGCTGGCCGCCGTGCGCGAGCACTGGCGGCAGACGCTGGGCGCCGTGCAGGTCAGCACGCCGGACGAGGCAACCGACCGTTTCGCCAACGGCTGGCTGCTCTACCAGACCATCGCCGCGCGGCTGTGGGCGCGCAGCGGCTATTACCAGTCCGGCGGCGCGATCGGTTTCCGCGACCAGTTGCAGGACTCCATGGCCACCCAGCACGCGGCACCGGCCATGGCACGGGCGCAGCTGCTGGTGTGCGCGGCGCACCAGTTCGCCGAAGGCGACGTGATGCACTGGTGGCATCCGCCCGGCGACCGCGGCGTGCGTACCACCTGCTCGGACGACTACCTGTGGTTGCCGCTGGCCACCAGCCGCTATGTCCAGGCCAGTGCCGACACCGGCGTACTGGACGAGTCCATCGAGTTCATCGAAGGCCGCACGCTGCGGCACGGCGAGGAATCCTGGTACGATCAGGCACGGCCGTCCGGCCAGCGCGCCACGCTGTATGCGCACTGCGTGCGCGCCATCGAGCATGCCATGCCGCGCGGTCGGCACGGCCTGCCGCTGATGGGTGGCGGCGACTGGAACGACGGGATGAACAAGGTCGGCGAGGGCGGGCAGGGCGAAAGCGTCTGGCTGGGCTTCTTCCTCGTCCACGTGCTGCGCGAGTTCGCGGTCACCGCGCGTGGCCACGGCGATGCACCGTTCGCCGAGCGCTGCCTGGCGGAAGCCGATACCTTGTCGAGGGCGCTCGAAGCCGAGGCGTGGGATGGCGACTGGTATCGCCGGGCCTGGTTCGACGACGGCACGCCGCTCGGGTCGGCCGCCAACGACGAATGCCGCATCGACGCGATCGCGCAGAGCTGGTCGGTGCTGTCCGGCGTGGCCGGTACCGAGCGGCGCGAACAGGCCATGGCCTCGCTGGACGAGCACCTGGTGCTGGAGGATCCCGGCATGATCCGCCTGCTCGATCCGCCGTTCGACCGCTCGGCCATGGACCCGGGCTACATCAAGGGTTACGTGCCGGGCGTGCGCGAAAACGGCGGCCAGTACACGCACGCGGCGGTGTGGGCGGCCATGGCCTTCGCGCAGATGGGACGTCATGAACGCGCGTGGGAACTGGTGAAGATGATCCATCCGGCCAGCCACACGGGCGACGCGCAGGCGATCGAGCGCTACAAGGTCGAGCCCTACGTGATCGCGGCGGATGTGTATTCCGTGCCGCCCCATGTGGGGCGCGGCGGCTGGAGCTGGTACACGGGCTCGGCCGGCTGGATGTACCGCCTGCTGGTGGAAACGTTGCTGGGCCTCCGGCGCGAGGGCGACCTGCTGCGAATCGTCCCTCGCGTGCCCGCGGCGTGGCCCGGCTACGGCATGCGCTATCGCCATGGCGGGTCCGGTTACGTCATCGCGCTGCGTCCCGCATCCGATGGGGAAGCCGGCAGCGTTCACGTGGACGGCGTCCTGGTCTCCGGCGGGGCCATACCGCTGGTCGACGATGGCACGGAGCACCGGGTGGAGGTGGTCTACCTGCGGCACTGACGGCAAGCTAACGCGGGAAGGCGCAGCGTAGCGGTTGCCGGGGCACGCCCGGCAGCCGGGGAGTGCCACGACCATGTCCAAGCGATCACGCGATCCGTCCCCCGCTCCCCAGTTGCGGGAGGACCGTGTCGGTGCCTATAACCTCGCCGCTGCCACCCACCCGGGTGCCTGCGTGGTTCGTGTCGTGGATGCCTCCGGCGCTTGCGTGCCTCGTGACGACGCCTTCACGGTGGCGGCTGCACCCAGCCCAACGCGAACGGCAAAGCGGAGCTGAGCCTGGCCGACGGTTCGCCTCAGGCGCCGTCGGCAACCTTGCGTGTTCCCATGCGCGCATAAAGCATCACCACCAGCGGCGTGAGCACCAGCAGGATGTTGCTGCGCCCGGGCCACCAGATCGCCAGGATGCCCGAAAGCAGGGCCATCGACGGCATCGCCAGACTGCGACGACGCAGCACGGCCACGGTGTCTTCATTCACACCCGGCGCCAGGAAGGGTGGCCGCAGTGCATTGCGTACCAGCCGGTACTGCAGCAGACCGGCGATGAGCAGGCTGGTCGCGTAGAACACTTCCGGCACGCGTTCCACGGGGTGGGCACTCATCAACGCCGTGGAGAATGGCGTGAAGGCGATGGCCATCAACAGGAACAGGTTCGGCCACACGATGGACGGATCGTAATGACGCAACAGGCCGAACACGCGATGGTGCGCCGCCCAGACCGCGCCCACCACGATGAAGCTGAGGAAGAAACCGGCCAGCTGGGGTATCAGTTCCACCAGGGCCTCCAGCCACGCCGCATCGGTGGACACCGCCGGATGCGGCACGTGCACCTCGATGATCAACAGCGTGATGGCGATGGCGAACACCGCATCCGAAAAAAACGTCAGCCGCTCCAGCTGCTGATCCTGGCCATGCTCCGACATCCCCACCCCTCGTTATGATCCCTGCGCGATGATCGCCCGTCAGGGGTAGGCATGGGAAGAGCGCGCAGCAGACGCCGCCTATACACCGGGCGGGCCAGCATGATCCGTGATTCGTCCATCCGGTCCATCCAGGGAGACTTCCGATCATGCATCCCCGCGTCGTGTCGCAGCGAAACGTGGTGGCCGCCACGCTTTACGGCCTGCTCAATCCCATTCCCTTCGGCTGCTTTGTAGCCGCCCTGATCTTCGATGCGACCTATGCCCACACCGGCGTCACGCTGTGGATCAAGGGGGCCGCATGGCTGATCCTGTTCGGCCTGCTGTTCGCCATCGTGCCGCGACTGGTCAACCTGGTGCAGGTGTGGATCACCTCGCGTCACGCGCTGTGGCGTGGTGCGCGCATCGACTTCTGGCTGAACCTGGTGGCCATCGTCGTGGCGATCGTCAACGCGTTCGTGCATACCCGCGATGCCTATGCCGCCGTACCGGCCGGCGTCTGGCTGTCCGTCGTCACGGTGCTGCTGCTGGCCGTGGCCCATGTCCTGGTCGCGGTGTACGCGAACCATCGCGGAGTGATCGTTCATGACTAAGTCCATCCCCTTCGGCACCCTCGCCCTGGCCTGCCTGGTCGGCCTTGCCGGTTGCAGCGAAAAAGCCTCGCTGGCGCCGCCGGACCAATCTGGCGCGGATCCGTCGCTGCCCGCGCCGCGTCACTTCCTCGTGCCGCCGATGCAGGTGCCGGACAAGGCCGGCTGGACATCCGGACAAAAGCCGCGCGTGGCACCGGGCCTCGCCATCGAGGCCATCGCCACCGGGCTGATGCATCCACGGCAGCTGTATACGCTGCCCAACGGCGACGTGCTGGTGGTGGAATCCAACGGCCCGGGCACCGAACCGGTCACTACGCCCAAGCAACTGATGGCGGGACTGGTCAAGGATCAATCCGGCAAGGGTGGCAAGGGCGGCAATCGCATCACCCTGTTGCGCCGGCAAGGGCAGGGCGCCTGGGAGAAGCACGACTTCGTCGACGGCCTGAACTCCCCGTTCGGCGTGCAGCTGATCGGCAACACGTTGTACGTGGCCAACACCGACGGCATCGTCACCTTCCCGTATACCGAGGGCGACACGCATATCGCCGCCGCGCCCACCGTCTTCGCCGACCTTCCCGACACGATCAACCACCACTGGACCAAGGCACTGCAGGCCAACCCGGACGGGACCAAGCTGTATGTCGGTGTCGGCTCCAACAGCAACATCACCGAGAACGGCCTGGACGTTGAATACCGCCGTGCCGACGTGCTGGAAGTGGACGTGGCCACCGGCGCCAGCCGGATCTACGCCGCCGGCCTGCGCAATCCCACGGGCCTGCAATGGGATCCGGTAGGCAACACGTTGTGGGCTATCGTCAACGAGCGCGACGAGATCGGCGCCGACCTGGTGCCCGATTACCTGACCTCGGTACGCCCGGGTGCCTTCTACGGCTGGCCGTACAGTTACTACGGCCAGCATGTGGATACACGCGTCAAGCCGCAACGCCCCGACCTGGTGGCCAAGGCGATCCGGCCGGATTACGCCATCGGCTCGCACGTGGCGCCGCTGGGCCTGCTGCTGACCCGGGCCAACGCACTGCCGGCGAAGTACCACAACGGCGCCTTCATCAGCGAGCACGGCAGCTGGGATCGCTCGCCACTGAGCGGCTACGAAGTGGTCTTCGTGCCGTTCCGGGACGGCAAGCCGCAGGGCAAGCCCGAGACCATCGTCAGCGGCTTCTATTCCGACGACCAGAAGCAACTCTACGGTGCTCCCGTGGGCATCGTGCAGGACAAGGACGGTGCGGTGCTGATCGCCGACGACGTGGGCGATACGGTGTGGCGGGTGACACCGGCGGCGCCCTGAGCCGCATGCACTGGCCAGCGTTCAGAAGAACCTCACGGCCCTTTGGACGTCCGGAGCGACGTATTTCCGACCCTGGCTGAACGACTGGCAGCGATCACATCCGTGAAATGGACGTCTATTTCACGGATGCGAATGCTGCGATGCCGCATGGCGACGCCGTTCGCATGGACGTCCGTAACAATGGCGTTACATGTCACCCGGGCCTTCGCTGAATGCCGTCGCCAACCCGGGGTTGCCATCGCCACGCGGGGTCTTGCAAGTTCGGGGCGTCCCCACCGCCACCGGATTGCGTATGCCGATACAGCACCTGTCCCCCGATCGCGCGGATAACGCCGCCCCCACCATCGGGCCTCCCGATCACATCGCACCCGCGCTCGCACAGGTGCGTCCGCACCTGCCGCTGATGCTCGTACTGGTGGTATGCGCGACCGTCGTCGTCGCGACCGACCCGCCGCGACGCATGGATCTGTTGATCGCCGAATGGTTCGGCAGCGTCGTCGCGCTAGGCATGGTGCCGTTGTTGCTGGTCCGCGGACTGCGCGTACGCAAGGTGGCCCCCGTGATGGCGCTGACCCTGGCGATGGCCGTGGCGCTTGCCCAAGGCCGTGACGATGCACCCGCCACCGAGGGTGGCCGCCCATCGCCGCACACCCATCAGAACCGTCTGCCGACCGCATCCGACGGTTTCGGTGCCTACACCACGCCGCGCGCTGCCGCGCACAACAGCTGATCGTCACCAGGAGGACACCCCGATGCTGGTTCCCGGTCATGCCCATGTGAGTCATCTTTCCCGCTATGTCGGCGTGCCGCTGCTCATCCTGTTCTGCTGGGATGTGCTGGTCACGGCCGCGTGGTATTGCACGCAGGCGGGGTGGGACAACTTTCCCGCCTTGCCGCTCACCCTGTTCGGCACCGCGGTAGCGATCTACCTGAGCTTCCGTAATGCCACCGCCTATGCGCGCTGGTGGGAGGCACGCACCCTGTGGGGAGCGATGGTCAACTGCTCGCGCACGCTGGTTCGCGATGCGTGGACGCTCCTGGGCGATGCCCGCGTGGCACGCGAGATCTCCTATCGACAGATCGCCTATGTGCACGCGCTGCGGCTGCACCTGCGCAGGCAGAAGGAACGCGACGAACTGGTCGGCCTGTTGTCGGACGAGGAACTGGCCGACCTGGATTCGGTGGCCAATGCGCCCAACGCCATCGCCTTGCGCACGGGTGCGCTGCTGAGCGATGCGGCGCCGGACTCGATCATCCGCGCCGCCTTCGCCCGCACGCTGGCCGAGATATCCAACGCGCAGGGCGGCATGGAGCGGATCAAGAACACGCCGTTGCCGCAGCAATACTCGGTCTATCCGGTGGTGTTCACGCACCTGTTCTGCGCGCTGCTGCCGTTCGGCCTGGTGGAGCAGCTGGGCCTGTACACGCCGCTGGGCTCGACCGTGGCCGGCGTGTTGTTCCTCGGTCTGCTGCAATCGGGCAACGATCTGCAAGACCCGTTCGAGAACGGCGTCAACGACGTGCCGATGACGGCCGTCACGCGCGGCATCGAGATCGACCTGCGTGACGGCATGCGTGAGGACCATGGACTCAAGCCGTTCGCGATCGAGGCCGGCGTACTCAAGTAAGGCGCAGCGATCAGAAGCCGGGCGGCGCCGGCACGCTGACGATGCGCAGGCAAAGGCCTTCGTATGGATCGAGGTGGATATCCAGCACGCCATCCTCGCCGACGTCGCCTTCCAGCGTCTCGTTGAGCAAATCCACGACCGGACCGGCGCCCACGTTTTCCAGCACCAGGCGCTCGTCGATCGGCTCGGCGGTGAAGTTCAGGGCGGTGATCTGCACGCCGCGGCCGGCGGGCAGGTCGTGCAGCATCACCAGCAGGCCCGCGGCTTCCACGTCGGGAATGGGGCGCTGGTGGCCGCTGGCCAGACCCGTGGCCTGGCGCACCGTAAGCACGCGG
This DNA window, taken from Luteibacter sp. 9135, encodes the following:
- a CDS encoding GH36-type glycosyl hydrolase domain-containing protein — encoded protein: MLPRLADNETVIVDACRGLMAAGKRGEGTTPAGEWLLDNLYVMEEHVRAAEKDFPKGYSRELPQLDGGPSSGLPRVYDIALEVISHGDGRIDAAGLARFLDAYQTVVPLSLGELWAVPIMLRLALIENLRRIAVRVTLDRSRRRRATRWADAMTRMAAEDPKNVVLVVADMARSAPVMSAPFVAEMVRRLQGQGPALAMPLGWVEQRLAESGRSTDHLVQAESQQQAMQQVSVGNSIGSLRSLATIDWRDFVEAASLVESCLREDPSSVYPAMDFASRDRYRHAVEKLSRITRIDERTVARRAIAAAQAPDATSAHSAARHVGYHLVGAGRPALERALGARRRLATRCRQAFDRAPFAWSLVAFLTLTGALTTALVGTAALGPAYVWERSVLALGCIVVASQLGLSLLNLIASLLTAPDYLPRMDYEDGLPDAARTLVAVPTMLGSPQDADDVAEGLEVRFLANRDDALHFALLTDFPDADQAVMPGDEAILAQAAARIHALNATYPSSAADRFYLLHRPREWSPTQGRWIGFDRKRGKLAALNALLRGEGADRFLLIVGRIAQLPAVRYVITLDTDTHLPRDTAHRLVAAMDHPLNRPVFADESNRVIAGYSLMQPRVGIALPAQARSAYARLYGADAGVDPYTRAVSDVYQDLFHEGSFTGKGIYDVDAFERAMAGRLKDERVLSHDLIEGCFVRSALLSDVLVFEEIPERYADDSVRRHRWMRGDWQLLPWLLPTVPSPHGWVANDLSALSRWKLFDNLRRSLVAPAALALLVAGWLWIAPALTWTVAILAMMVVPVLLQVLMDAARKPHDIAWRQHAGVQSRAAAEHALRLGLSIAWLPHDARLSVDAIARSLWRVCVSRKHLLEWRSSADVERQGRGSRQIPWGALWAGPATAIVVAALLAVARPLVLPVALPWLLAWLASPPLAWWISRAQVSKPFAPSEADHAFLRLLARRTWAFFETHMGPDDHWLPPDNVQMAPSPQLARRTSPTNMGLGLLAGLAAYDFGYLGAGALVQRLANTLATMQGLERHRGHFYNWYDTATLAPMRPLYVSSVDSGNLAGHLLTLQRGLLDVAQAPVFRNASITGLRDTVALLAQTTDENRRAPLTAWAGDLAAAMLAPPACMRDVLAFVTVQQERLREVTPQASDHVSSGDDEGAFWLSRLTLLCDELHEEASLWYDAATDGQAIPTLMERAANTTDAAQAERATARLRAMEAAASLAGDLAIMDHAFLYDAHRRLLSIGFDVERRTLDASFYDLLASEARLTTFVAIAQGQLPQESWFSLGRLLTSTGGSPVLLSWTGSMFEYLMPMLVMPTYEGSLLEQTCRAAVARQIEYGRQRNLPWGVSESGYHAVDAQMTYQYRAFGVPGLGLKRGLGEDLVVAPYASVLALMVAPAAATDNLRRLARAGLAGRFGLYEAVDYTPSRLPPGQESAVVRQYMAHHQGMSLLAIGHVLLDRPMQKRFESDPRMMATSLLLQERVPRMASEYLHTAGLGEVATAPALPEARLRLFTDPDRPRPAVQLLSNGRYHVMVSSAGGGYSRRDGMAVTRWREDITRDSDGMFCYIRDPESGDVWSTAYQPVARNTDRFEAIFAESRAEFRVRQRGFETHTEIVVSPEDDIELRRTRITNRGNVRRTVELTSYAEVVLADPRGDAAHPAFSKLFVTTEIVPDMQALLCTRRPRSADETPPSMCHMVAVHDADVDAISYETDRARFIGRGRSTASPVVMDAGHDALSGGHGAVLDPIVAIRVRITLDPEQTATLDFVTGVADTRPGCLRLIEKYRDRYLADRTFDLAWTRSQVLLRQANATLVDAQLYEHMATSILYPNLALRAEPELIAANRRGQSGLWGQAVSGDLPIVLLRIGDIARLDIARELVRAAAYWRQRGLTVDLVIWNEDSTGYRQTLHDALTGLLATGAETNLLDRPGGVFIRAAQSLSHEDRLVMEASACIVVVDTLGSLHEQMERHRIGVRAAAAEPAWPARRRPAPAPAVPVAAAFSADGTEYVITLAPGATTPAPWCNVLANPSFGSVVSESGSAYTWAENAHGCRLTPWQNDPVEDACGEAIYLRDEATGHTWCPTPLPMRGEGTYVTRHGFGYSVFEHTEGTLSSRLEVFVALDASVKFQVLRLTNDGAEPRRLSITAYVEWLLGDVREKSAMHVVTEIDPSTGALFARNAYNSEFPDRVAFLDVEDAERDVGGDRTGFLGRNGHAGAPLGMRRAGWHNRVGAGLDPCGVLRSTIALAPGESRDVVIRLGMGVDEVGARGLVLRFRDDGSAARALAAVREHWRQTLGAVQVSTPDEATDRFANGWLLYQTIAARLWARSGYYQSGGAIGFRDQLQDSMATQHAAPAMARAQLLVCAAHQFAEGDVMHWWHPPGDRGVRTTCSDDYLWLPLATSRYVQASADTGVLDESIEFIEGRTLRHGEESWYDQARPSGQRATLYAHCVRAIEHAMPRGRHGLPLMGGGDWNDGMNKVGEGGQGESVWLGFFLVHVLREFAVTARGHGDAPFAERCLAEADTLSRALEAEAWDGDWYRRAWFDDGTPLGSAANDECRIDAIAQSWSVLSGVAGTERREQAMASLDEHLVLEDPGMIRLLDPPFDRSAMDPGYIKGYVPGVRENGGQYTHAAVWAAMAFAQMGRHERAWELVKMIHPASHTGDAQAIERYKVEPYVIAADVYSVPPHVGRGGWSWYTGSAGWMYRLLVETLLGLRREGDLLRIVPRVPAAWPGYGMRYRHGGSGYVIALRPASDGEAGSVHVDGVLVSGGAIPLVDDGTEHRVEVVYLRH
- a CDS encoding TMEM175 family protein; translated protein: MSEHGQDQQLERLTFFSDAVFAIAITLLIIEVHVPHPAVSTDAAWLEALVELIPQLAGFFLSFIVVGAVWAAHHRVFGLLRHYDPSIVWPNLFLLMAIAFTPFSTALMSAHPVERVPEVFYATSLLIAGLLQYRLVRNALRPPFLAPGVNEDTVAVLRRRSLAMPSMALLSGILAIWWPGRSNILLVLTPLVVMLYARMGTRKVADGA
- a CDS encoding membrane protein, which encodes MHPRVVSQRNVVAATLYGLLNPIPFGCFVAALIFDATYAHTGVTLWIKGAAWLILFGLLFAIVPRLVNLVQVWITSRHALWRGARIDFWLNLVAIVVAIVNAFVHTRDAYAAVPAGVWLSVVTVLLLAVAHVLVAVYANHRGVIVHD
- a CDS encoding PQQ-dependent sugar dehydrogenase codes for the protein MTKSIPFGTLALACLVGLAGCSEKASLAPPDQSGADPSLPAPRHFLVPPMQVPDKAGWTSGQKPRVAPGLAIEAIATGLMHPRQLYTLPNGDVLVVESNGPGTEPVTTPKQLMAGLVKDQSGKGGKGGNRITLLRRQGQGAWEKHDFVDGLNSPFGVQLIGNTLYVANTDGIVTFPYTEGDTHIAAAPTVFADLPDTINHHWTKALQANPDGTKLYVGVGSNSNITENGLDVEYRRADVLEVDVATGASRIYAAGLRNPTGLQWDPVGNTLWAIVNERDEIGADLVPDYLTSVRPGAFYGWPYSYYGQHVDTRVKPQRPDLVAKAIRPDYAIGSHVAPLGLLLTRANALPAKYHNGAFISEHGSWDRSPLSGYEVVFVPFRDGKPQGKPETIVSGFYSDDQKQLYGAPVGIVQDKDGAVLIADDVGDTVWRVTPAAP
- a CDS encoding bestrophin family protein; its protein translation is MLVPGHAHVSHLSRYVGVPLLILFCWDVLVTAAWYCTQAGWDNFPALPLTLFGTAVAIYLSFRNATAYARWWEARTLWGAMVNCSRTLVRDAWTLLGDARVAREISYRQIAYVHALRLHLRRQKERDELVGLLSDEELADLDSVANAPNAIALRTGALLSDAAPDSIIRAAFARTLAEISNAQGGMERIKNTPLPQQYSVYPVVFTHLFCALLPFGLVEQLGLYTPLGSTVAGVLFLGLLQSGNDLQDPFENGVNDVPMTAVTRGIEIDLRDGMREDHGLKPFAIEAGVLK